A DNA window from Hordeum vulgare subsp. vulgare chromosome 1H, MorexV3_pseudomolecules_assembly, whole genome shotgun sequence contains the following coding sequences:
- the LOC123442859 gene encoding guanosine nucleotide diphosphate dissociation inhibitor 1-like: protein MDEEYDVIVLGTGLKECILSGLLSVDGLKVLHMDRNDYYGGDSTSLNLNQLWKKFRGEDKPPAHLGSSKDYNVDMVPKFMMANGTLVRTLIHTDVTKYLSFKAVDGSFVFSKGKIHKVPATDMEAVKSPLMGLFEKRRARNFFIYVQNYDEADPKTHQGLDLTTLTTKELIAKHGLSDDTVDFIGHALALHRDDRHLNEPALDTVKRMKLYSESLARFQGGSPYIYPLYGLGELPQGFARLSAVYGGTYMLCKPECKVEFDMEGKACGVTSEGETAKCKKVVCDPSYLTNKVRKIGKVARAIAIMSHPIPNTNESHSVQIILPQKQLGRNSDMYVFCCSYTHNVAPKGKFIAFVSAEAESDNIQSELKPGIDLLGPVDELFFDMYDRYEPVNEPSLDNCFISTSYDATTHFETTVTDVLNMYTMITGKAIDLTVDLSAASAAEEEY, encoded by the exons GTTTTGCACATGGATAGAAATGACTATTATGGTGGAGATTCCACTTCTCTCAACCTTAATCAG CTCTGGAAGAAATTTAGAGGGGAAGACAAGCCCCCGGCACATCTAGGCTCAAGCAAAGATTACAACGTAGACATGGTTCCAAAG TTTATGATGGCAAATGGGACATTGGTTCGAACCCTCATTCACACTGATGTAACGAAGTATTTGTCATTCAAAGCTGTTGATGGTAGCTTTGTCTTCAGCAAAGGGAAG ATCCACAAGGTTCCCGCGACTGATATGGAGGCTGTGAAGTCTCCTTTGATGGGCCTTTTTGAGAAACGCAGAGCAAGGAACTTCTTCATTTATGTCCAAAATTACGATGAAGCTGATCCAAAAACACATCAGGGATTGGACCTTACTACGTTGACAACTAAAGAGTTGATAGC AAAGCACGGCTTAAGTGATGATACAGTGGATTTCATTGGCCATGCGCTTGCTCTCCATAGGGATGATCGCCACCTCAATGAACCAGCACTTGATACTGTGAAAAGGATGAAA TTATATTCAGAGTCTCTTGCACGTTTTCAAGGGGGCTCGCCTTATATTTATCCTCTATATGGGCTGGGTGAGCTGCCACAG GGTTTTGCACGTCTAAGTGCTGTTTATGGTGGTACTTACATGCTATGTAAGCCAGAATGCAAG GTTGAATTCGATATGGAAGGAAAAGCGTGTGGTGTTACATCAGAAGGTGAAACCGCAAAATGCAAGAAAGTTGTCTGTGATCCTTCGTACTTGACCAACAAG GTCAGAAAGATCGGCAAAGTTGCACGTGCAATTGCTATTATGAGCCATCCAATCCCAAATACAAATGAGTCCCACTCAGTCCAGATTATTTTGCCACAGAAACAACTTGGACGCAATTCAGACAT GTATGTCTTCTGTTGCTCATACACCCACAACGTCGCACCAAAAGGGAAGTTCATTGcattcgtctctgcagaagcggaGAGTGATAATATACAATCCGAACTCAAGCCTGGCATTGATCTACTTGGTCCAGTGGATGAGCTCTTTTTTGATATGTATGACAGATATGAACCAGTGAACGAACCATCTCTTGATAATTGCTTCATCTCAACG AGCTATGATGCTACCACACATTTTGAGACAACTGTGACAGACGTTCTTAACATGTATACAATGATCACCGGAAAG GCTATTGATCTCACCGTTGATTTGAGTGCTGCTAGTGCTGctgaagaagaatactag